In a single window of the Planctomycetia bacterium genome:
- a CDS encoding 4Fe-4S dicluster domain-containing protein, producing the protein MAEQDEQLNEMDPHDRRRFFRAGLSRLLRPVAGFIEKKLPILPYAGERMLRPPGAIEERDFLETCFRCGSCVDACPANSIVAIASSDERLNGTPQVDPAVQACVICDELACMKACPSGALKLVDRFEIRMGLAVVDYEVCVRTAGEDCRICVERCPLGETAIGIDDEGRVVVVDPGATGRGCTGCGVCEQYCPTRPMRAIRIDAV; encoded by the coding sequence ATGGCCGAACAGGACGAACAATTGAACGAGATGGATCCACATGACCGGCGGCGGTTCTTCCGGGCGGGGCTTTCCCGGCTGCTGAGGCCGGTGGCGGGATTCATTGAGAAGAAGCTGCCGATCTTGCCGTATGCGGGCGAGCGGATGCTTCGACCGCCGGGGGCGATTGAGGAGCGGGACTTTCTGGAGACGTGCTTTCGGTGCGGGTCATGCGTGGATGCGTGCCCGGCGAATTCGATCGTGGCGATTGCGTCTTCGGACGAGCGGCTGAACGGAACGCCGCAGGTCGACCCAGCGGTTCAGGCGTGCGTGATCTGCGACGAGCTGGCGTGCATGAAGGCGTGCCCGAGCGGGGCGTTGAAGCTGGTGGACCGGTTTGAGATTCGGATGGGGCTGGCGGTGGTGGATTACGAGGTGTGCGTTCGAACGGCGGGGGAGGATTGCCGGATTTGCGTGGAGCGCTGCCCGTTGGGTGAGACGGCGATTGGGATTGATGATGAGGGACGGGTCGTCGTTGTCGATCCGGGGGCGACGGGTCGCGGGTGCACGGGGTGCGGGGTTTGCGAGCAGTATTGTCCGACGAGGCCGATGCGGGCGATTCGGATTGATGCTGTTTAA
- a CDS encoding PEP-CTERM sorting domain-containing protein, with product MNRFILNAMVLSLLAVSAPAMADLIIDAGEPTMTRHFEFGATSTGSPRAAGDPYSNIDTFSGSGVANGGAATVSGLLTTRYLADDLNPGLAYAGVGITRFDWCVANFNASATTARMRVRFHQDDIGAGPGTYTTGFSFTATAIPVGVSCFFFDNVNPFMTIPANGRLWAGITFDNSGAAGATAALYNNLGMGLFDPPTQGTSLDKDFLTTAASVGNVQNPVGSVRTSPYAPLNANHGWRLVPEPSSISLLAVGALALIRRRR from the coding sequence ATGAATCGTTTCATCTTGAACGCGATGGTTCTGTCACTGCTGGCGGTTTCGGCGCCGGCGATGGCTGACCTCATCATCGATGCCGGCGAGCCGACGATGACGCGGCATTTTGAGTTTGGCGCGACGAGCACGGGGAGCCCACGTGCAGCGGGCGATCCGTACTCCAACATCGATACTTTTTCGGGGTCGGGTGTGGCGAACGGCGGCGCGGCCACGGTGTCGGGCCTGCTGACGACGCGATATCTCGCGGACGATTTGAATCCCGGTCTGGCATACGCGGGCGTGGGGATTACTCGGTTTGACTGGTGCGTCGCGAACTTCAACGCGAGTGCGACGACGGCGCGGATGCGGGTTCGCTTTCACCAGGACGACATTGGCGCGGGGCCTGGTACTTACACGACGGGATTCAGCTTTACGGCCACGGCCATTCCGGTGGGCGTATCTTGCTTCTTCTTCGACAATGTGAATCCGTTCATGACCATCCCCGCGAACGGCAGGCTTTGGGCGGGCATCACCTTTGACAACTCCGGCGCGGCCGGGGCCACGGCTGCTTTGTATAACAACCTGGGAATGGGTCTCTTCGATCCGCCGACACAGGGCACGAGTCTGGACAAAGACTTCCTGACAACGGCCGCCAGCGTCGGCAATGTCCAGAATCCGGTTGGATCGGTTCGAACGTCACCGTACGCTCCGCTGAATGCCAACCACGGCTGGCGGCTTGTGCCGGAGCCTTCGAGCATCAGCCTGCTGGCCGTTGGGGCACTCGCACTCATCCGGCGACGCCGATAG
- a CDS encoding sigma-70 family RNA polymerase sigma factor, translated as MVQANDADHFLVEAVRKGDERAWQQLIDRYQGRLLAFARTRLREVGEAEDAVQETLLGFVTSLKHYDASRSLETYLFAILRYKIGEILTRKQRRSEYTAGFDIDDDSPGMIESEDSETPSSVAAGRERAARQADVLATILRRLIEELRDRGKLEDLQVIESIFYVGLRNKEVAELLGRDEKAIAGVKFRALGRLQEFLAELDADDRGLLDDAQLSGEETIAKVWRQRRLSCLKRGTIGSHLLGVLEEPWQSYTRFHLDTVRCLMCRANLDDLSTESGPASRPELAEQFFQTSVGFLSRAQ; from the coding sequence TTGGTTCAGGCCAACGATGCCGACCATTTCCTGGTCGAAGCGGTACGCAAAGGTGACGAGCGGGCATGGCAGCAGCTCATCGACCGCTACCAGGGCCGCCTGCTGGCCTTCGCCCGCACGCGCCTCCGCGAAGTCGGCGAGGCCGAAGATGCCGTCCAGGAGACGCTGCTCGGCTTCGTCACCAGTCTCAAGCACTACGACGCCTCTCGCTCCCTCGAAACTTACCTCTTCGCCATTCTCCGCTACAAGATCGGTGAGATCCTCACCCGCAAGCAGCGCCGCTCGGAATACACCGCCGGCTTCGACATCGACGATGATTCGCCCGGCATGATCGAATCCGAAGACTCCGAAACACCCAGCAGCGTCGCCGCCGGCCGCGAACGCGCCGCCCGTCAGGCCGACGTCCTGGCCACCATCCTGCGCCGTTTGATCGAGGAGCTGCGCGACCGCGGCAAGCTCGAAGACTTGCAGGTCATCGAGTCCATCTTCTACGTCGGCCTGCGCAACAAAGAGGTCGCCGAGTTACTCGGCCGCGACGAAAAGGCCATCGCCGGTGTCAAGTTCAGGGCACTCGGCAGATTGCAGGAGTTCCTCGCAGAACTCGATGCCGACGATCGCGGCCTGCTCGACGACGCCCAGCTCTCCGGCGAAGAGACCATCGCCAAAGTCTGGCGGCAGCGCCGGCTCTCCTGCCTCAAACGCGGGACCATCGGCTCGCACTTGCTCGGCGTCCTCGAAGAGCCCTGGCAGTCATATACCCGGTTTCACCTCGACACGGTGCGATGCCTGATGTGTCGCGCCAATCTCGACGACCTGTCCACCGAGAGCGGTCCGGCAAGCCGACCCGAACTCGCCGAGCAATTCTTCCAGACCAGCGTCGGCTTCCTCTCCCGGGCACAATAA
- a CDS encoding IS630 family transposase has translation MRIQREHWRRQLGGLDPDRLVFIDESSAKTNLTRLRGRALRGQRVKAHAPYGRWQTTTMLCGLRLRGAIAPMILSGAIDSASFTEYVRQVLAPALQPGDIVVMDNLASHQAVGAHEAIAAVGAHVAFLPPYSPDFNPIEMMWSKAKQILRTAAARNFEELCTGMAKAIAAISPSDALGYFTHCGVATEKRKTL, from the coding sequence GTGAGAATTCAGCGTGAACACTGGCGTCGGCAATTAGGAGGCCTCGATCCCGATCGCCTTGTATTCATTGACGAAAGTTCAGCGAAGACCAATCTGACGCGCCTGCGCGGCCGAGCGCTGCGCGGTCAGCGGGTCAAAGCCCACGCCCCTTATGGACGATGGCAAACCACGACCATGCTCTGCGGATTGCGCCTTCGCGGCGCCATTGCCCCGATGATCTTGTCCGGTGCCATCGACAGCGCCTCATTCACCGAATACGTCCGCCAGGTTCTGGCTCCGGCCCTGCAGCCCGGCGACATTGTGGTCATGGACAATCTGGCATCTCATCAGGCCGTCGGTGCACACGAAGCCATCGCTGCCGTCGGCGCGCACGTGGCATTCCTGCCCCCGTACTCGCCCGACTTCAACCCGATCGAGATGATGTGGTCAAAGGCCAAACAGATTCTGCGCACCGCGGCCGCCAGAAACTTTGAGGAACTATGCACCGGAATGGCAAAGGCCATCGCCGCGATCAGCCCCTCAGATGCATTGGGCTACTTCACGCACTGCGGAGTCGCTACAGAAAAGCGCAAAACGCTCTAG
- the sppA gene encoding signal peptide peptidase SppA: MRRNLMASFAALFALSVVGMFPPQARAWDRGGDDKDKKSSKAESKKTSDDDDADDATDSADKKKPRKEKKSPIKKLIEVKIDQNLIAAKMLNIPLPGKTRTVRELADQFDKWRDDDEVGAVLLNLDGVNLALPDVEELRAAVSRMRSEGKKVIAYLSGGDPMSYLLACEADEIGAAPTGSLAIPGLGRVFGFMRGYYQMMGVEYDVITAGRFKYPGFMNQREPNKYFKQEFGEILDGWYGDYVNIIAEGRKMEPQKVKDAIDIALFNAEEAKNRGLVDTIAYYDDFAERVAKKLKFKKVAEYDSVFSNVTSLQDLLSAWGKEIEKAQEKYKEVGPKIAVLNARGPIVDMSLGAGYSSMLIMRDDFVKTIEEIRKNKTIKAVVLRIDSPGGSGYASDIIWKKLKQLDEEKPLVVSMGTVAGSGGYYIACPGRLIYSEPTTITGSIGVLAILANQASALNRSDINVHEMTRGARALFGAGFRGMLPEDRDFLQKYILDFYEVFLDRVADGRKMPKNEVRKLAEGRIYTGRQALEVGLVDRLGGLDDAITAAREFANIPPSAEIKLVDYPRPATFGEFFETLAGVNMMSQVAAMAQTPTPIISFDSQVRFFGTSTAPLCWMAIPDADLLYGPAAARMTPFDLMSAFAAPKLPLPISGPAR, translated from the coding sequence ATGCGACGAAATCTAATGGCATCTTTTGCGGCACTGTTTGCACTTTCCGTGGTCGGCATGTTCCCCCCGCAGGCTCGGGCCTGGGATCGCGGCGGCGACGACAAGGACAAGAAGTCGTCCAAGGCCGAGTCGAAGAAGACGTCCGACGACGACGATGCGGACGATGCAACCGACTCCGCCGACAAGAAGAAGCCCAGGAAGGAAAAGAAAAGCCCCATCAAGAAGCTGATCGAGGTCAAGATCGATCAGAACCTCATCGCCGCGAAAATGCTCAACATCCCCCTGCCCGGCAAGACCCGCACCGTGCGCGAGCTCGCCGATCAGTTTGACAAGTGGCGCGACGACGACGAAGTCGGCGCCGTCCTTCTCAATCTCGACGGCGTCAACCTCGCCCTGCCCGACGTCGAGGAGCTGCGCGCCGCCGTCAGCCGCATGCGCAGCGAGGGCAAGAAGGTCATCGCCTATCTAAGCGGCGGCGATCCCATGAGCTACCTCCTCGCCTGCGAAGCCGATGAGATCGGCGCCGCCCCCACCGGCTCGCTGGCCATCCCCGGCCTCGGCCGCGTCTTCGGTTTCATGCGCGGCTACTACCAGATGATGGGCGTCGAATACGACGTCATCACCGCCGGTCGCTTCAAGTACCCCGGCTTCATGAACCAGCGCGAACCGAACAAGTATTTCAAACAGGAATTCGGCGAGATCCTCGACGGTTGGTACGGCGACTATGTCAACATCATCGCCGAAGGCCGCAAGATGGAGCCCCAAAAGGTGAAGGACGCCATCGACATCGCCCTCTTCAACGCCGAAGAGGCCAAAAATCGCGGCCTCGTTGACACCATCGCCTACTACGACGATTTCGCCGAGCGCGTCGCCAAGAAGCTCAAGTTCAAGAAGGTCGCCGAATACGACTCAGTCTTCTCAAACGTCACCTCGCTTCAGGACCTGCTCAGCGCCTGGGGCAAGGAAATCGAAAAGGCCCAGGAGAAGTACAAGGAAGTCGGCCCCAAGATCGCCGTCCTCAATGCCCGCGGACCCATCGTCGACATGAGCCTCGGCGCCGGCTACTCGTCGATGCTCATCATGCGCGACGACTTCGTCAAAACCATCGAGGAAATCCGCAAGAACAAGACCATCAAGGCCGTCGTCCTGCGAATCGACAGCCCCGGCGGCAGCGGCTACGCCTCCGACATCATCTGGAAGAAGCTCAAGCAGCTCGACGAGGAGAAGCCCCTCGTCGTCAGCATGGGCACCGTCGCAGGCTCCGGCGGTTACTACATCGCCTGCCCGGGCAGGTTGATCTACTCCGAGCCGACGACCATCACCGGCTCCATCGGCGTCCTGGCCATTCTCGCCAACCAGGCCTCGGCCCTCAATCGCAGTGACATCAACGTCCACGAGATGACCCGCGGCGCCCGCGCCCTCTTCGGCGCCGGCTTCCGCGGCATGCTGCCCGAAGATCGCGACTTCCTCCAGAAGTACATCCTCGACTTCTACGAAGTCTTTCTCGATCGCGTCGCCGACGGCCGCAAGATGCCCAAGAACGAAGTGCGCAAGCTCGCCGAGGGACGCATCTACACCGGCCGCCAGGCCCTGGAGGTCGGCCTCGTCGATCGCCTCGGCGGCCTCGACGATGCCATCACCGCGGCACGAGAATTCGCCAACATTCCGCCCAGCGCCGAGATCAAGCTCGTCGACTATCCGCGCCCGGCCACCTTCGGTGAATTCTTCGAGACCCTCGCCGGCGTCAACATGATGAGCCAGGTCGCGGCCATGGCCCAGACGCCTACGCCCATCATCAGCTTCGACAGCCAGGTGCGCTTCTTCGGCACGAGCACCGCCCCGCTCTGCTGGATGGCAATCCCCGACGCCGATCTCCTCTACGGACCGGCCGCCGCCCGAATGACCCCATTCGACCTGATGAGCGCCTTCGCCGCCCCGAAGCTGCCCCTGCCAATCAGCGGCCCGGCGCGATAG
- a CDS encoding transcriptional repressor, whose amino-acid sequence MARAVSDNVIETAEHVFREYLRDRGLKYTVERRDILRAVMKTDEHFEAEQLLLDMRQTGPRVGKATIYRSLKLLVACGIVKEVHFSNKQVHYEHTYGQDPHDHMVCRRCGRIIEFDAAEVTRLRTLIAAAHKFHSLSHRFAIMGLCEACVKACPIGMRAAAARGRSRKP is encoded by the coding sequence ATGGCCCGAGCCGTCAGCGACAACGTCATAGAGACCGCCGAGCACGTCTTCCGCGAATACCTCCGCGACCGCGGCCTCAAGTACACCGTCGAGCGCCGCGACATCCTCCGCGCCGTCATGAAGACCGACGAGCATTTCGAGGCCGAGCAACTCCTCCTCGACATGCGCCAGACCGGCCCCCGCGTCGGCAAGGCGACCATCTACCGCTCCCTCAAGCTCCTCGTCGCCTGCGGAATCGTCAAAGAGGTGCATTTCTCAAACAAGCAGGTCCACTACGAGCACACCTACGGCCAGGACCCGCACGACCACATGGTCTGCCGCCGCTGCGGCCGCATCATCGAGTTCGACGCCGCCGAGGTCACCCGCCTGCGAACCCTCATCGCCGCCGCCCACAAGTTCCACTCCCTCTCGCACCGCTTCGCCATCATGGGCCTCTGCGAAGCCTGCGTGAAGGCCTGCCCCATCGGCATGAGGGCCGCCGCCGCCCGCGGTCGGAGCCGCAAGCCCTGA
- a CDS encoding protein kinase: MAFQFNQGDRPLDGYTIQRGVGRGGFGEVYYALSDGGKEVALKYLRENPSVELRGVAHCLNLKSPYLVGLHDVKQNEHGDHFVIMEFVTGPSLRDLMNAEAAGLGAQKAAYFLREIAKGLAYLHDRGIVHRDLKPGNIFYEDGYVKIGDYGLAKLMATSQHSGQTMSVGTVHYMAPEVGSGNYDRTIDIYALGVMLYEMLLGRVPFAGATMGEVLMKHLTAQPEVDELPEPFPHVIRKALAKDPNDRYQTVQEMVSEIFSVASLDQSVASFEPGSLSTAAAKATAEMNLRRAADYPGAATLTGAGSSNVGRNTPPVAIHPARMGPPGRFERVHNRIGRGMGRMAGRIDNSTLALQLNQAGHAPGGHGARAVIAMILAVGISFGVSIIAGNTPHKGLLAGVVFLNIASIVQGVLVGSWLSYEKLKVAGVWVPRLLIAAIAAVGLVGTSELSSHITTMVKDTNKAGETIYRTVRMLGPSDWAGPLILCMIFGDWAGRLFDGRQGKMSLGSAFSIGLAGFIAGGIFLDGQAFKTGVIVAAASLVVQAIGSLWPLKPGAVVPKTRSDDDEGNQPSFDEAPDPMAVAVEPPGFSRGVARRSDSTPPPLPGTQSPGPAPATLAADKTETDPRLRRSSAVRALWMMGSAFALVSGIILYATPNMMDSTIIFTRDKFGADRELGLFSIFGTTAMAVFLFMFTRSWSGYKRGLWRGVFRPAIFFGGAAVSACSGITMGMMHIDNEFMPLALAGVLLGAIGSLFVWFVPVAPYKPKFLDAEDDEVQKRAYKSQRLKRLAYGAFGSGCVLMAFFAAVLSGGDAESVIPPVAIMTILASVALWTSGYAAGRPRKNKMEKKNKLALPLRRVFEIDPNASLPRLIERHMSVFGYKLVSKGELLWSFERGTWPAQFYSSDIRQWKVKFNVAAYELDTGGYRITCFLDMDASFNEPVQKQLHALNEEIGDLCGLLSGREVPSGGPVVGVA, encoded by the coding sequence ATGGCGTTTCAATTCAATCAAGGTGACCGGCCGCTGGATGGCTACACCATCCAGCGCGGCGTCGGCCGCGGAGGCTTCGGCGAGGTCTACTACGCCCTCAGCGACGGCGGCAAGGAAGTCGCCCTCAAGTACCTGCGCGAGAATCCCTCCGTCGAGCTGCGCGGCGTCGCCCACTGCCTCAACCTCAAGAGCCCCTACCTCGTCGGACTCCACGACGTCAAACAAAACGAGCACGGCGATCACTTCGTCATCATGGAATTCGTCACCGGGCCCTCGCTGCGCGACCTGATGAACGCCGAGGCCGCCGGACTCGGTGCGCAAAAGGCCGCATACTTCCTCCGCGAGATCGCCAAAGGCCTCGCCTATCTGCACGACCGCGGCATCGTCCACCGCGACCTGAAGCCGGGAAACATCTTCTACGAAGACGGCTACGTGAAGATCGGCGACTACGGTCTCGCCAAGCTGATGGCCACCAGCCAGCACAGCGGCCAGACCATGTCGGTCGGCACCGTTCACTACATGGCCCCCGAGGTCGGCAGCGGAAACTACGACCGCACCATCGACATCTACGCCCTCGGCGTCATGCTCTACGAGATGCTTCTCGGCCGGGTGCCGTTCGCCGGCGCGACCATGGGCGAAGTGCTCATGAAACACCTGACCGCCCAGCCCGAGGTGGACGAACTGCCCGAGCCGTTTCCCCATGTCATCCGCAAGGCACTGGCCAAGGATCCGAACGACCGCTACCAGACGGTCCAGGAAATGGTCTCGGAGATCTTCTCCGTCGCCTCGCTTGATCAGTCCGTCGCCTCGTTCGAGCCGGGCAGCCTGTCCACCGCCGCGGCAAAGGCCACGGCCGAGATGAATCTGCGCCGCGCCGCCGACTACCCCGGCGCAGCGACCCTCACAGGCGCCGGCAGCAGCAACGTCGGCCGAAACACACCGCCCGTCGCCATTCATCCGGCGCGAATGGGCCCGCCGGGAAGATTCGAACGCGTCCACAATCGCATCGGCCGCGGCATGGGCCGCATGGCCGGGCGCATCGATAACTCGACACTGGCGCTGCAACTCAACCAGGCGGGTCATGCCCCCGGCGGCCACGGCGCCCGCGCCGTCATCGCCATGATCCTGGCGGTCGGCATCTCCTTCGGCGTCAGCATCATCGCCGGAAACACGCCCCACAAGGGCCTGCTCGCCGGCGTCGTCTTCCTGAACATCGCCAGCATCGTGCAGGGCGTCCTGGTCGGAAGTTGGCTGAGCTATGAGAAATTGAAAGTCGCCGGCGTCTGGGTACCCCGTCTCCTCATCGCCGCCATCGCCGCGGTCGGACTCGTTGGAACGAGCGAACTGAGCAGCCACATCACGACCATGGTGAAAGATACGAACAAAGCCGGCGAGACGATCTATCGAACCGTCAGAATGCTCGGCCCGTCGGATTGGGCCGGCCCCCTCATCCTCTGCATGATCTTCGGCGACTGGGCGGGAAGACTCTTTGACGGTCGCCAAGGCAAGATGTCGCTCGGCTCGGCCTTCTCCATCGGCCTTGCCGGCTTCATCGCCGGCGGAATATTTCTCGACGGCCAGGCCTTCAAGACCGGCGTCATCGTCGCTGCCGCCTCCCTCGTCGTGCAGGCCATCGGCAGCCTCTGGCCCTTGAAACCCGGCGCCGTCGTTCCAAAGACGCGCAGCGACGACGACGAGGGGAATCAGCCCAGCTTTGACGAAGCACCCGATCCGATGGCCGTCGCAGTCGAGCCGCCCGGCTTCAGTCGGGGCGTGGCCCGTCGATCTGACAGTACGCCGCCGCCGCTTCCCGGTACGCAGTCGCCCGGTCCCGCGCCCGCCACGCTGGCGGCCGACAAAACCGAGACCGATCCGCGATTGCGACGGTCCAGCGCCGTCCGCGCCCTCTGGATGATGGGCTCCGCTTTCGCCCTCGTCAGCGGAATCATCCTCTACGCCACGCCCAACATGATGGATTCCACCATCATCTTTACTAGAGACAAGTTCGGTGCCGACCGCGAACTCGGCCTCTTCTCCATCTTCGGCACAACGGCCATGGCCGTGTTCCTCTTCATGTTCACGCGCTCCTGGTCGGGCTACAAACGCGGCCTTTGGAGAGGCGTCTTTCGACCCGCGATCTTCTTCGGCGGCGCCGCCGTCTCCGCCTGCTCCGGCATCACCATGGGCATGATGCACATCGACAATGAGTTCATGCCGCTGGCCTTGGCCGGCGTCCTGCTGGGCGCCATCGGCAGCCTCTTCGTCTGGTTTGTCCCTGTCGCACCCTACAAGCCTAAGTTCCTCGACGCAGAAGACGACGAAGTACAGAAGCGCGCTTACAAGTCCCAGCGCCTCAAGCGACTCGCCTACGGCGCCTTCGGCTCGGGCTGCGTCCTGATGGCGTTCTTCGCCGCCGTCCTCAGCGGCGGAGATGCCGAAAGCGTCATCCCGCCAGTCGCGATCATGACCATCCTTGCTTCAGTCGCACTCTGGACCAGCGGATACGCCGCCGGACGACCGAGGAAAAACAAGATGGAGAAAAAAAACAAGCTCGCCCTGCCCCTGCGCCGCGTCTTCGAAATTGATCCCAACGCCAGTCTTCCGCGACTCATCGAACGCCACATGAGCGTCTTCGGCTACAAGCTCGTCTCCAAGGGCGAACTGCTCTGGTCCTTCGAGCGCGGCACCTGGCCGGCCCAGTTCTACAGCTCCGACATCCGCCAGTGGAAGGTCAAGTTCAACGTCGCCGCATACGAACTCGACACCGGCGGCTACCGCATCACCTGCTTCCTCGACATGGACGCCAGCTTCAACGAACCCGTCCAGAAGCAGCTCCACGCGCTAAACGAGGAAATCGGCGATCTCTGCGGTCTGCTCAGCGGCCGCGAAGTACCCTCCGGCGGTCCGGTCGTCGGCGTCGCGTGA
- a CDS encoding transposase gives MEAYSMDLRRRVLAACDAGHGTTPVAKSFDVSPAWVRRLKQRRRELGTIAPLPHRTGPIPRLNESRKERLRKLVEAQPDATLAELRDRLGLKITLGHLCRSLRKMKLSLKKSRSSRMSRTARM, from the coding sequence ATGGAAGCCTATTCGATGGATTTGCGCAGGCGGGTGCTGGCAGCGTGCGATGCCGGGCACGGGACTACTCCGGTTGCAAAGTCGTTCGATGTGTCGCCAGCCTGGGTTCGACGACTCAAGCAGCGGCGTCGCGAGTTGGGGACGATCGCGCCGCTTCCGCATCGCACGGGACCGATCCCCCGACTAAATGAATCTCGGAAAGAGCGACTCCGCAAGCTGGTGGAGGCGCAACCTGATGCGACGTTGGCGGAACTCCGCGACCGGCTGGGCCTGAAGATCACCCTGGGACATCTCTGCCGCTCGCTCCGCAAGATGAAGCTGTCGCTAAAAAAAAGTCGCTCTTCGCGGATGAGCAGAACCGCCCGGATGTGA